In a genomic window of Methanosarcina horonobensis HB-1 = JCM 15518:
- a CDS encoding DUF3796 domain-containing protein: MKNKKNLGYFGFFGFLGIQGIVGIATESYGMAGYVAFFAFFIFFKYFKEK, translated from the coding sequence ATGAAAAATAAAAAAAATTTAGGTTATTTTGGATTTTTTGGATTTTTAGGAATTCAAGGAATAGTGGGAATCGCAACCGAAAGCTATGGAATGGCAGGATATGTTGCCTTTTTTGCTTTCTTCATCTTTTTTAAGTATTTTAAAGAAAAATGA
- a CDS encoding LysE family translocator, translated as MLDLIEYLAMGAFLGLAAGTSPGPLLAVTISETLRYGKWEGIKIAVSPLITDLPIILAVLFVLSHLTSSDFFIGIIAFFGASYLIYSGVESLKIKKDSIELNVEKKDALKKGVIVNFSNPHPYVFWLSIGGPIIFKSLSIHILATVLFIAGFYLLLVGSKVIVALIVEKSKFFINSKYYFSIVQFLGIAQIIFGLTFIKVGMGSLNLI; from the coding sequence ATGTTAGATCTTATTGAATATTTAGCTATGGGAGCATTTCTCGGTCTTGCTGCAGGCACATCTCCTGGCCCGCTCCTGGCTGTAACTATCTCTGAAACTCTGCGGTATGGCAAGTGGGAAGGGATAAAGATTGCAGTATCTCCTCTGATTACAGACCTGCCAATAATTTTAGCTGTACTGTTTGTTCTATCCCATCTGACAAGTTCTGATTTTTTTATAGGGATTATTGCTTTTTTTGGGGCCTCATATCTTATATATTCGGGAGTCGAATCCCTTAAAATCAAAAAGGACAGTATCGAATTAAATGTAGAAAAAAAAGATGCCCTTAAAAAAGGAGTTATTGTCAATTTCAGCAATCCGCACCCATATGTATTCTGGCTCTCCATAGGCGGCCCGATAATTTTTAAGAGTTTAAGCATTCATATCTTGGCTACAGTCTTATTCATTGCAGGTTTCTATCTACTTCTTGTAGGGTCAAAGGTAATTGTCGCATTAATTGTAGAGAAGTCAAAGTTCTTTATTAACAGCAAATATTATTTTTCCATCGTTCAGTTTCTGGGGATAGCCCAGATTATTTTTGGATTGACTTTTATTAAGGTGGGCATGGGGTCATTGAACTTGATTTGA
- a CDS encoding ABC transporter permease: MIEVIYILWLRQLKHYWRSKARLIGSLGQPLLFMVAFGFGFGPMYTRASGGANYMDFLAPGIVSMSILFTAVFSGLEVIWDRQFGFLKETLVAPISRTEIMVGKTLGGATIAMVQGLIVLSLSYMLGFRIPGIGSLGIGLIFMFLIAIFFTGLGLAIASKMTDMHGFQLIMNFLIMPIFFLSGALFPLENLPPAIYFISRIDPLTYGVDGMRGALAGMSVFGIYSDLATISALSVFVCMIGAFLFSKIEA, encoded by the coding sequence TTGATCGAAGTAATCTACATCCTCTGGCTCAGGCAGCTTAAACACTACTGGCGTTCAAAAGCGAGGCTGATAGGTTCTCTCGGGCAGCCGCTTCTTTTCATGGTCGCATTTGGCTTCGGATTCGGGCCAATGTATACGAGAGCTAGCGGAGGAGCAAATTACATGGACTTCCTCGCACCCGGAATTGTTTCGATGTCAATCCTCTTTACAGCCGTTTTTTCAGGTCTTGAGGTTATCTGGGACAGACAGTTCGGCTTTCTCAAAGAAACCCTTGTAGCTCCAATCTCGAGGACGGAAATCATGGTAGGGAAAACCCTTGGAGGCGCAACCATAGCTATGGTTCAGGGACTGATCGTGCTTAGCCTTTCCTACATGCTCGGGTTCAGGATTCCTGGTATAGGGAGCCTCGGGATAGGGTTAATATTCATGTTCCTGATAGCTATTTTCTTTACCGGCCTTGGCCTTGCAATTGCCTCAAAAATGACAGATATGCACGGCTTCCAGCTGATCATGAACTTCCTGATAATGCCCATCTTCTTCCTCTCAGGAGCCCTCTTCCCTCTTGAAAACCTGCCTCCTGCAATTTATTTCATAAGCAGGATCGATCCCCTCACTTACGGCGTGGACGGCATGAGAGGAGCCCTTGCAGGCATGAGCGTGTTTGGCATTTATAGTGACCTTGCAACAATAAGTGCATTATCTGTCTTTGTCTGTATGATCGGCGCATTTCTTTTTTCAAAGATAGAGGCATAA